The following coding sequences are from one Halanaerobiales bacterium window:
- a CDS encoding CarD family transcriptional regulator has protein sequence MFDKGDKVVYPNHGAGTIEGIETKEILGEEKKYYTMRLPIGDMKVMIPVDKVDEIGVREVIDAEEADNVIELLKGEKSKMSQNWNRRYRANQEKLKTGDIYEVGGVVRDLTIRDERKGLSTGEKKMLSNAKQILISELVLAKDATEEEIRSTIEEAFENNPHIQEEEEED, from the coding sequence ATGTTTGATAAAGGAGATAAAGTTGTTTATCCAAATCATGGTGCTGGAACAATTGAAGGTATAGAAACAAAAGAAATTCTTGGTGAGGAAAAAAAATATTACACTATGAGATTGCCAATCGGTGATATGAAAGTTATGATACCAGTAGATAAGGTAGATGAAATTGGAGTAAGAGAAGTAATTGATGCAGAGGAAGCTGATAATGTAATTGAATTGTTAAAAGGTGAAAAAAGCAAAATGTCTCAAAACTGGAATAGAAGATATAGAGCTAATCAAGAAAAACTAAAAACTGGTGATATATATGAAGTTGGTGGAGTAGTTAGAGACCTTACTATTCGTGATGAAAGAAAGGGTCTTTCAACTGGTGAGAAAAAAATGTTAAGTAATGCCAAACAGATTTTAATTAGTGAATTAGTTTTAGCGAAAGATGCTACTGAAGAAGAAATCAGAAGTACTATTGAAGAAGCTTTTGAAAACAATCCTCATATTCAGGAGGAAGAGGAAGAAGATTAA
- a CDS encoding PIN/TRAM domain-containing protein, with protein MVKKIMRAILGIVGAVIGFNTVYVLGLASDLNLSWQNIDNLFLSTQFLGVIIGGFIGVFLLSYFVERILNFILNFEYSIKEITWKNAIISVIGLIIGLIFGVIINFAFSVGKIPQVGLPIQVLINLISAYIGFTLALNKKEEINNIIFDFNKNKKKVKKAKDDYEISNKILDTSVIIDGRIAEICKTGFIEGTLIIPEFVLEELRHIADSSDVLKRNRGRRGLDILKQLQKDSNIGVEIVDKDFEEIPEVDSKLVKLAKIMNARVVTNDYNLNKVAELQGVFVLNINELANAVKPVVLPGEEMDVKVIKEGKEDGQGVGYLDDGTMIVVDDGINHMGEKISVLVTSILQTAAGRMIFAKPKASEKVAGS; from the coding sequence ATGGTGAAAAAAATAATGAGAGCTATTCTTGGGATAGTAGGAGCAGTTATTGGTTTTAATACAGTTTATGTATTAGGCCTTGCAAGTGACTTGAACTTATCCTGGCAAAATATTGATAATTTATTTTTAAGCACACAATTTCTCGGAGTTATAATTGGTGGATTTATAGGTGTATTTTTATTATCCTATTTTGTAGAAAGAATTTTAAATTTCATTTTAAATTTTGAGTATAGTATTAAAGAAATAACCTGGAAAAATGCAATCATCAGTGTAATTGGACTAATAATAGGACTAATATTTGGAGTGATCATCAACTTTGCTTTTTCTGTAGGGAAAATTCCACAGGTTGGTTTGCCAATTCAAGTTTTAATAAATCTTATTTCTGCTTATATTGGCTTTACCCTTGCCTTAAATAAAAAAGAGGAAATTAATAATATCATTTTTGATTTTAATAAAAACAAGAAAAAAGTTAAAAAAGCAAAAGATGATTATGAGATTAGTAATAAAATATTAGATACTAGTGTTATAATTGATGGTAGAATTGCTGAAATTTGCAAAACTGGTTTTATAGAGGGGACACTTATTATACCTGAATTTGTTTTGGAAGAATTAAGGCATATTGCTGATTCTTCTGATGTATTGAAACGCAACCGAGGCAGAAGAGGACTTGATATTTTAAAACAGCTACAAAAAGATTCTAATATTGGAGTTGAAATTGTAGATAAAGATTTTGAAGAAATCCCTGAAGTTGATAGTAAATTGGTTAAACTTGCAAAAATAATGAATGCAAGAGTTGTTACTAATGACTATAATTTAAACAAAGTTGCTGAATTACAGGGCGTTTTTGTTTTAAATATTAATGAATTGGCAAATGCAGTTAAACCAGTTGTTTTACCAGGAGAAGAAATGGATGTTAAAGTAATAAAAGAAGGTAAAGAAGATGGTCAGGGTGTTGGTTATCTTGACGATGGGACTATGATAGTAGTTGATGATGGTATAAATCACATGGGAGAAAAAATTTCAGTACTTGTAACTAGTATTTTACAAACTGCTGCTGGTAGAATGATTTTTGCTAAACCTAAGGCCAGTGAAAAAGTAGCAGGATCATAA
- the ispD gene encoding 2-C-methyl-D-erythritol 4-phosphate cytidylyltransferase has protein sequence MNIGAIIPAAGQGKRMEKDINKQYLQLGDRPLLAHTLEVFANNKDISQIIVVVRKNEMDYCQKNILDKYNFKDIKLVAGGETRQQSVYAGLKAFLPATNYVIIHDGARPLISKNLLNKVIKKAPQYKALTTAVSVKDTIKIVNKENYVEKTPDRNSLKAVQTPQAFSYELIYKAHANFDSNLKVTDDASLVEKMGHKVKVIQGENSNIKITTPIDLVYAQNILEKNN, from the coding sequence ATGAATATAGGTGCAATTATACCTGCTGCTGGGCAGGGAAAAAGGATGGAGAAAGATATTAATAAACAGTATTTACAATTAGGTGATCGCCCCTTATTGGCTCATACACTAGAAGTTTTTGCTAATAATAAAGATATTAGTCAAATTATTGTAGTTGTTAGAAAAAATGAAATGGATTATTGTCAAAAAAATATATTGGATAAATATAATTTTAAAGATATTAAATTAGTTGCTGGAGGAGAGACCAGACAGCAGTCAGTTTATGCTGGTTTGAAGGCCTTTTTGCCAGCAACTAATTATGTTATAATACATGATGGTGCCCGACCTTTGATATCCAAAAATTTATTAAATAAAGTTATAAAAAAAGCACCTCAATATAAGGCTTTGACAACTGCAGTTTCTGTAAAAGATACTATCAAAATAGTAAATAAAGAAAACTATGTAGAAAAAACCCCTGATCGTAATAGTCTTAAAGCTGTTCAGACTCCTCAAGCTTTTTCTTATGAGTTGATATATAAAGCTCATGCAAATTTTGATAGTAATTTAAAAGTTACAGATGATGCTTCTTTGGTTGAAAAAATGGGCCATAAGGTAAAAGTGATTCAGGGTGAAAATAGCAATATAAAAATAACTACTCCTATTGATTTAGTTTATGCTCAAAATATTTTAGAAAAAAATAATTAA
- the ispF gene encoding 2-C-methyl-D-erythritol 2,4-cyclodiphosphate synthase, translating to MRVGIGYDIHRLEKGHDLTLGGVKIPHDKGLMGHSDADVLIHALIDALLGAASLGDIGRHFPDNDSKYKDISSIILLEKTVDLLKNKNYNINNIDLIIIAEKPKIMPYNTKIVSKLIETLRIEKNMINLKATTAEGLGFVGKKKGIAAKAIVSIIKDENKE from the coding sequence ATGAGAGTAGGAATCGGATATGATATACATAGATTAGAAAAGGGCCATGATTTGACATTAGGTGGAGTAAAAATTCCCCATGATAAGGGGTTGATGGGACATTCTGATGCTGATGTATTAATTCATGCCTTGATTGATGCTTTATTAGGAGCTGCTTCTTTAGGTGATATTGGTAGACATTTTCCAGATAATGATTCAAAATATAAGGATATATCCAGTATAATTCTTTTAGAAAAAACTGTTGATTTACTTAAAAATAAAAATTATAATATTAATAATATAGATCTAATAATTATTGCTGAAAAACCTAAAATTATGCCTTATAATACTAAAATTGTGTCTAAATTAATTGAAACCTTAAGAATAGAAAAAAACATGATTAATTTAAAGGCTACAACTGCTGAAGGTTTAGGATTTGTTGGTAAGAAAAAAGGAATTGCTGCTAAGGCAATT